Part of the Pseudoliparis swirei isolate HS2019 ecotype Mariana Trench chromosome 18, NWPU_hadal_v1, whole genome shotgun sequence genome is shown below.
TCCAAAGTAAATCTAAATATCCGTTTTCCTCTTGGTGATGTCAGCAAGGGAGTCATTTAAAGTGGCATTGTATGCATTCTTGAAGAGCCTGGTTATTCCAAAGGGAGAATAATAACTTGCAGAACAAACAAATTAAGAGTAAAGTAAACAATCTCTTTAGTTTCTTGACACTTCTCAAAGAAAACTGACCTTCCTTAAAGAAATAGCAGGGTGACCAGGAGGTAGCGGAGGAATACAGCATGTGAATGAGTATGCTGTCATATAACAGACAGAATTACCCTATGTTGTTATAATAATACTTCGAATATATATAGCGTTTTTCTTGACTCAAAGGCGCGTTATGTGTATTGGGACTGCAAGCcgctcctttttttaaagctgaagtcCAGAGCTgcgttttggtgtgaacgcagcattacttGACGGGATCAATGTAGGGTGAGACGTTTGGGTCTTCGACTCTGCCGTGCTGTGTGGTCTccggtccagcagggggcgcgcCAGCCTCCTTACCACCGCAACGCTCTGAACGTGACCCAGAGGCCGGTACGCCTACTACTTCCGGGTCGGTGGATGTAAACAGAAGGACGTTCCGCCTCCGGGAGACAGAGAGCAGAAAACATGACCAAACTGGAGCTGCTGAACGCTTTTCTGAACGACAGGCTCACTGCGGCCGCCGACGAGATTTTCCGCGCCGTGAAGAGCACAGTGGTGGAGTACCAGAGCGAAATCCTGCGCTCCAAGGAGGAGAACGAGCGGCTTAAGCGGCTCCTGAACGTCGCCGTCCAGCGGCTCCTGCTGCAGTCAGGTGAGGGCTGGCCGTCATTGACGCGCTCTGTTTACTGAGCCCTGAATGTCACCCACCACCCCATTCACCACATGCCCGCTTCTATGGGTGGACGCTTGGCGTGTTTCACGCGGCATTATTATTACGGTATTAAGCAATAGAGGACACTGAGCACAAACGCAGCAAAGGATTTGATCTGGTGAACTCGAGTCCCTCTATCCATGGTGGACATTGAAATAAGaaaatgggctttacaaattTCAAGCAGTTCCATAATTAGAGTGGAGTTTTAAATGCTTTCAACAATAATGTTTTTGAAAATTCTAAGATGACTTTTGGATTGAATATGATGGCTAATCATGTCCGATATCAATGCTACAATAATGCTGTGATAATGGTTTGTTTATTTGGCAGATGCTATTTGCACATGGTCCTAAAACCTAGCCAAGTATTTTTGTTACTTTTAACCCAACCAAACTGcaactaaaaactaaaattataataattaaaagacTGAAATGAATAACACTGactaaaacattaaaacaatacatttaagGCAGCTTTGAGTGAAGGAAAACCAACTGTAGGTTATGATAATCAACGAATGTAAATACAACTTCCCATCTGTAGGGAGAGAACTCTGTTTCAGTCTGGGCAACATAAACAGcagtacagagttacaacacattcaatgaatataacaGAAATTAGTCAAATAATGAGAGTAGTAGGCATGGTGGAAAAAGTTACGACAATAGTAAACAACAGTCGATATAgtagaataataatgataataaaagcaGTAATGTTATTGGCAAtgcaactaataataataataataataataattaaaaatgataATAGCAGTAGGTGTCGGGCAGGACCAGTATTCAGATAAAACTACAATCAATGTAAACCTGTGAGGTGAGTAATTACAAAGACTCCAGGAAAGTAGTGTTATAGGAATGTACtacagttgttttgtttttcatgcgTTTGTTGTGATACAAATGGTCTAAAACTGACATAGTTGTGCAACCCTTGCCCGTATTGAAAATCGTTATTGAAGAAAAGGAGCTCACTTACGAACATAGATGGAAAATATGTTTTCTACATTTAGCAATATTTAGCAGTACAACCTATCAATAATCTGATAATTTACAATTGTGTCCCACAGTCTAATAGCTTGTAtgatttcaatgttttttttctttttacaatcaacacttgaaatgatgaaggcacTTGCAAATGACTCCTTTACTTAAGATGTTCACACCAAAACACTGGCCACGAGGAAGAACGTGGGTTGATAATAATGAGAATGAATATTTAACACAACTTAAATCGTACCCTTTTAGAATGGAGCTAAAAGATTGAAGCAGTTTATATTTGGTCCTGCTCGTGCTAACACACCTAGGACTGATGatgtttcatgtttctttcAGAGCCTCACTCTGACCAGCCCCAAGAGGACGCTCAGCCCCAAGAGGATGCTCCGCCCCAAGAGTTCGAGTGGAGATGCGACGTGGAGCTGCTGTCGCAGATCAAAGAAGAGCCAAACCTCAAAAACTGTCTGGCGGGTTTTTCGCAAGAAGCGAACGACTCAGAGGAGGGAAACTGTAGTCGCGTGGAGCCACCACAGAGGTCACAGCCGCCGCCCGCACTAACAGCGTGCGGCAGACGGAGTCCGTCCCCAGGTCCATTGACAGCGCAGGAGGTGAAGTCAGAGAGCGTCGGGGAGGCCCACAGCTCACCGCCCTCCGGGACTGTTCATCCAAACTGCAGAGCGGCTCAGGGTGATGCTCAAGGCGGCGCCGCAAAGAGTCACAGGACGCCGAGGACGGAGCAGCAGGCGAGAGGGTTCCTGCGTTCAAGCGGCAAGCAGAGCGCCCACATACTGCAGATCAAGAACATCAGATCCCTGAAGCCGccgcctcctcgctcctctcacCCGAGCCAGAGCATCCAGAGGTGGCACAGCTGCAAGGAGTGCGGGAAGGGCTTCAGCTTTGCCTGCCAGCTGGAGGTGCACATGCGCTGGCACACCAAGGAGAAGCCGTACAGCTGCGCGGTGTGCCGGAAGAGCTTCACCACGGTCAGCATGCTCAAGAGGCACCACCGGATCCACACGGGGGAGAAGCCCTTCCGCTGCCACGTCTGCGGGAAATGCTTCAACCAGTCGGCGCACCTCAACACACACTTCCGGCTGCACACCAGAGAGAGGGCCGGCTGGGGCCGAGCGCCGCACCCCAAGTGAACAAAGACTGGAGACTAGCCCCGACATGTGTGAACTCTGTAAGGCTTTCACGGGCCAAGTGTCCGCTGCACACCGTGGACAATGATGGTGTTTGACTGTGTGTCTTGTCTCCTGTGCAATAAAGTGTGGTACGTTACCAGTTAGGCTCCACTGATTGGGCAGTTGGACACGCTCGAAGGAATTAAATGGACACTTTTGTGAAACCTTTGAGTTCATATCTTAGATGTGCAGACATTTAGACAGTGTAGGTTATTTTGAGCTGGAAATGAGAAAAATATGCGCCCACCATGTCAATTATGATTGCAACTTTTGGGagttcctgggacagggatgtcgtatgtgtacagattgtaaagccctctgaggcaaatttgtaatttgtgattctgggctgtacaaaataaactgaattgaattgaactcgtGAATGCGTTGTAAAACCGAGTGACAAGGAAGAGAGGCCTAACTGGCTTCCCGCCCTCAAAGAGGAAGTTGGTGGGAGAGATAGTTCATATTCAAGTGGGTTTTGGGAAAAataaacttgtgtgtgtgaccctcgTCCATGTCCTGTGTCACATTGTTTCTCATCAGTCTGATCTCTCGCTCGTGAGGTGAGTCGAGTTAAAGTCAACCAGGCTCTTTTCCTGAAACTAAGTGGTTTTGTTACCCAAACTTAACTTCCTAACCTAACCCATGTTAGGAATGGATGCTGACGAGCCGTCCTTGACAAATCCCAAACTGTCAGCTAGAAGAGTGATGTGATGAATATATGACTGTCTGCTTGTGAAAGATTAGGAATAATATCATCAGTTAATAATTTATGTGATTTACCTTTCAACTCGATGCTCATGACACTGTTTATTCTTTGCATTATGGGAATAAAAACAACATCTTGGACAAAATACTCTGAAGCTTAATTGTGAGAGCTAAATAATGATCAATGAGCAATGTGTACACTTATTAAAAGGACCTGTACATTTATAAGCATAACTCCACTTTTGGAGAATtggagaaataaaaaacaaccatgagtcatgtgtcagcAAACAATGAACAACATTTTTTCAAAAcagtcaacaaacagacagcATGGAGTAGCTTCAGGGGCCTTGACTGTGTTTCTTGGTTTGTTATCCAGTGTTAAAAATGAAGGTCATTTAGAATAGGTTGATAGTTACAACCTTTTTTTACGTTTGATCTTTTGTTCTGGAGACGGTCTCGGTAAACCAACCTGACATCTATCTGACAGCTGTACTGTATTGCCCGAAACACTTCAGAATTCATCCTTAAAATGAAGGTCATTTAGAATAGGTTGATAGTTACAACCTTTTTTTACGTTTGATCTTTTGTTCTGGAGACGGTCTCGGTAAACCAACCTGACATCTATCTGACAGCTGTACTGTATTGCCCGAAACACTTCAGAATTCATCCTACTGCTTGTGTCAGCAGTCACATCATCAATAGACACAAGGGAACCAGTTCCACTGGCAGCCATACATGCCCACGCCATCACACTCCCTCCAGCAGGCTTCACTGAGGAGGTGCTATGCTCTGGATCAGGAGCAGTTCCTTCCCTTCTCCAGATGTTTCTCTTCCCATCATTCTGGTACAAGTTGGTCTTTGTATCTGTCCATAGGATGTTGTTCCAGAACTGTGCAGCTCTTTTAGATGTTTTTTTGTCAAACTCTAATCTGGTCTTCCTGTTGTTGAGGCTCATGAATGGTTTACATCTTGTGGTGAACCCTCTGTATTTACTCTGGTGAAGTCTTCTCTTGATGGTTGACTTTGACATAGATACGCCTATACCTACTGGAGAGTGTTCTGGATCTGGCCAACTGTTGTGAAGGGTTTTTCTTCACCAGGGAAATAATTCTTCTGTCATCCACCACAGTTGTTCTCCGTGGTCTTCCAGGTCTTTTGCATAGTGCGAAAGCAACCAAAAAGCTTTTTTGGTCCCTTCAAAAGGAGGGTCCacatataaaatgtgttgtaattcctacaccgttcacctgatgtggatgtaaagaagctcaaattaaagctgaaagtcGGCTCTTAAATCACAtcgtgattgtttcattcaaaatccattgtggtggtgtacagTGTGGTGGGTAAAATGTTTGAAATTGGGtgtttccacaacatatatacatagggtgtattaaacgtttacattatgttatattaggcttaaattacatctgcAAAGATGATtaagagggcacacacagctctctccctcagacaagggtcaacaacgccagacagagatagacccagcggccttgtgctgctccagtcttaaccggtagagaggagactgcagagcgaggaccaggaggctcagacacaataacgataagagaagtaacgaggggggagacgtcagcaagaaacctccacattccttaaagtaaccggcttggacaggggtcacactgagtgacgagaactaatatgtaatgagggagtggacggaggcggcacctgcattgagtctaatgtataaataatatgtcaatgtgtttgttcggggcttgggaaagacagatgtggagggagggcgttgtctttaatactggacccagaccaggtttatttgtgaaactgttggttacaaataaatctacgtgaattgaactctgatccaaactctctgtgtcctgtgggtgtttgattactgaggtccagtgggTGAGTattctgtggcgtctcaccagcagtcagatacgagagagatacaagtttatatgcatcaggttaagagattagtcagaatggaccaaaaaggaagaaatccagccacaacaacagAGAAAACATGAGGACaattgtgtcaatgtccaaatatttatggaCCTGAATGTATTCTAAGAAAGGCAGGTGTAAAAAGATTTAGCTTCAACCTACAAGTTAAAGgctaaaatacacacacattgcaacAGAGGAAAGGCTGAAGCCATGCAACTTGCTCACCATGTGTGCTTTCCTTTTGTGCCGGAGAAAAGACAGATGGAAACAGTTTCAAAGACACAAGGTTCTTTCAGGCTCTCAGATGACAAACGGCATTGCAGTTGATGTTCACCATTGACCTCATGGCCTATGGCCCATCACTGAACATCAGGATCTGATGTCTACTGATACGCGGCAGCTCGATGGGCTGAATACGTTTAGATGTACAGAATTCCTCATCTATCTAGATACCACTGATACCTTACCCTGACTTTATGTGGAGAATGTACAGTTGATATAGCATCTTTCAAATCATTCTAATGGCATAAGTttattcattaaataaatcagtgGTACTAAACTtatgtgaggtcccgggacagaggatgttgtacatgtacagattttaaagccttCCGAGGCAAATGGATTatgcaaaataaattgaattgaattgaagtttAAGCATCAAAAATGGCCTTGTTGGAAAGAAAAAGTCGCTATAACTGATAAATATATTATCTCTGTTTTACCAAACATcaataaagtcagagtattagGGAGTAATAAGCAATAAAACGTTATGAGTAGGCTTCACGGGGATACATGGGGATacattagcacttcagtggcacttaaatagctcttattatgatacttttgtagttcgactatgttgaggaaatgttactttctgtattcttgttgttcttagtttgtactctaggttgaatgcactttttgtaagtcgctttggataaaagcgtctgctaaatgacatgtaatgtaatgtacataCAAtatggcggctgtagctcagtggggtaagagggccgtcctgcaaccgcaaggttgtgggttcgatccccgctctccccattagttgcaagtcgaagtgtccttgagcaaggcactgaacccccagttgcttcccgggcgcatcactgcagcccactgctccttaataactaaggatgggttaaatgcagagaactaatttccccttggggattaataaaagtgtatatttattttatatttattttatatgaatGGTGTGAGGTGTGCAGCCCTGACACATCTGGAGGCTCACTATTGGCTCATTTTGTGTCTGTCCTGCATTTAGCACCTTTAAGCCGGCCTGCTCAGTCAAATATGTTGAGATTGGGAAAAACGTTCCCTCCTTTTCAGGGACGAGGTCAGGGAAAAaacagtgactgtgggtcagtggtgagcATGTTCATCCTTTTtatcagaggatcggcagttcgatccccggctctgctACCCCAtctcgatgtgtccttgggaaagacacttaaccccaaattgctctgcagctgtgcctacagtttgtgtgaatgtgtgtgaatgttagttacttcTGAttggcaggtggcaccttgcatgatAGCTCCTCCTATCAGtatatgaatgggtgtgaatgggtgaatgatgtcatgtatagtGTTAAAGCAccttgagtggtcggaagaatAGAAAAGTGCTACAGGTCCATTACCATTACACCTTTTCTGATTGTGTTCATCTTTTCATTGcattataaataatttaaactcAAAACATGGTCTTTTATGCTTGTGACAAGTGTGTagccgtcactagtaggttccccccgcctaaagcaccaataagcaacaagtagccagagggatattcggtaataagctttattccgacagcaaactgtgtctctgctcttcacgctcctcccatctcctgtctgtccagctcctttatggagacagactcagataaccaacacagatcgtcatcagctggactgattaccaatctgattaccaatcagtccagctgatgacaatcagaaaccgttccctgaaccacactcccgctccacccactctgcagctgagcctaaacaccccccgctgccacaatgctATATTTGGTATATATATTATGGCTATGATAGTACAGTGTAGATTCAGTGTACGATATTAAGCCCATTGAAATGTTTTCAGGCTCGGACATAACCATTAAACATCATGCATCCTATAAAGCCCTATTTAAAGCAGTtggatgtttgttttgttgtctatTAATGAGGATGTAACTGTTACTAGTACCGGGGAACAGGAACCTAAAAACACGACAGAGAGACAAATAGACAAGGACAATTCAGTTTACTCAAGTTCACGCCGGGTCAAAAGATCATTCATAAAGGCAAACAATCTAAAAGAGGCAATCCGTAGTCAAGAACAGGCAGATAGGGGAGAGTAACCGTAACGCTGCAGGGCGAGCTTGGCAGTAACACACAAGACACTCTGGCAGGGAACAAGTGCAGTGGAAGGGCTAaaagggactaatgaggggatgtgctg
Proteins encoded:
- the LOC130208476 gene encoding zinc finger protein 235-like codes for the protein MTKLELLNAFLNDRLTAAADEIFRAVKSTVVEYQSEILRSKEENERLKRLLNVAVQRLLLQSEPHSDQPQEDAQPQEDAPPQEFEWRCDVELLSQIKEEPNLKNCLAGFSQEANDSEEGNCSRVEPPQRSQPPPALTACGRRSPSPGPLTAQEVKSESVGEAHSSPPSGTVHPNCRAAQGDAQGGAAKSHRTPRTEQQARGFLRSSGKQSAHILQIKNIRSLKPPPPRSSHPSQSIQRWHSCKECGKGFSFACQLEVHMRWHTKEKPYSCAVCRKSFTTVSMLKRHHRIHTGEKPFRCHVCGKCFNQSAHLNTHFRLHTRERAGWGRAPHPK